DNA from Triticum aestivum cultivar Chinese Spring chromosome 7D, IWGSC CS RefSeq v2.1, whole genome shotgun sequence:
CGTACACAATAATATCTCCACCACCTCCTGTAATTTCACGTTTGTCATAAGAATGCCAGTGCAGGCTGCCATTGTAGTGTACGGGTGATGAACGGTCAGATGAAGAGTGCAACTTGTTCCATAACTTCTCTTCTGCGGAAGATGATGAGACTGTTGGCATTGTGACGCTGATGCACCTTGGCCTGTTGGATCCCACTGTGAGAACATATAAGCTGGATTCAGACGTCTGATGTGACCGTGAGACCCAGAGAACCCTGTATTCTCCAGTTGGATGGTGCCGGTATAAACCGATCATGATATTGTGGATGCCTTGCCCAACTTGAGGCTGTGGTAGGAGAGCATGCTTGCGGGTAACCGGATTGCAGATGTAGAATTTGTGTCCCCGATAAATGATAAGGAAGCCATCACAGACGCCTTTGAGCTGATCCTCGAAACGGCGTTTCGAGCCTAAGGGGAAAGGCCAAAGCTGTTGATTGGAAGCACCAGCACCGGCGTCGCCCAAGACGACATGATTGGCAGGCCGTCCCAGCCCATCGACAATGGGGAGTGACGGCTGGCGCCGGTGGTGTTGGAGCATGAATTCAGGTGTGGATGTAGCACTACGCCATGATGTGTTCACAACTCGACAGCGGCCGACGTCCTTGGACGCCAACAGGACGAGTATCTTGTTGATGATCTCCTCGGGCAGGTCCTTGAACAGGGTTGCGCCACTCCTGT
Protein-coding regions in this window:
- the LOC123168887 gene encoding uncharacterized protein; this translates as MPDRSGATLFKDLPEEIINKILVLLASKDVGRCRVVNTSWRSATSTPEFMLQHHRRQPSLPIVDGLGRPANHVVLGDAGAGASNQQLWPFPLGSKRRFEDQLKGVCDGFLIIYRGHKFYICNPVTRKHALLPQPQVGQGIHNIMIGLYRHHPTGEYRVLWVSRSHQTSESSLYVLTVGSNRPRCISVTMPTVSSSSAEEKLWNKLHSSSDRSSPVHYNGSLHWHSYDKREITGGGGDIIVYDTETESFRWMRSPTQPCRYRKLFDMEGTLAWCGGSVSKSTSMDVWVMQDYEAEIWAFKYRIDLSTVEASRQLYLTSLKKKKSRPLEYAVQLFNDMAVLNERELLIWFNNKYVLRCDIDGKFLGIVNIGKSQYRMWLTHLRLKESIVPIPGHKMQEDEEPPFSTGHV